The Cupriavidus necator DNA window AGCGCCATGACCCCTGCAAAGCCTGGTAGTGCCATGCCGGAAAGGCCCATGCCCCAGGCGCCGATGATACTGACGGGGAGCAGGGCGGCCAGCGCCAGCCGCACGCGCCAGCGTACCGGCATGGTCTGGAACAGCGAGGTAAAGGCCATCAGGCCCGTGCGCACGATCAGTCCCTTGTGGAATTTCCGGCTGCCGGCCTGGCCCTCGCGGAAATCGCGATACAGCTTTTCCGCTGCCGCTATCTCCTCGCGTGTTGCCTTGGTGCGCACCGACATGTAGCCGGCGGGCCGGCCGTTGCGCACCACGGGCGTGGCATTGGCGCGGACCCAGTAATGGTCGCCGTTCTTGCGGCGGTTCTTGACCAGCGCGGTCCATGGCTCTCCGCCCTTGAGGGTGGCCCACATGTCGGCAAAGGCTTCGGCGGGCATGTCGGGATGGCGCACCAGGTTGTGCGGCTGCCCCTGGATTTCTTCCCGCGTGAATCCGCTGACCTCGACAAACGCGGCGTTGGCGTAGGTGATGTAGCTCTGCGTGTCGGTGGTCGACATCAGCGTGGCGTTGTCCGGGAAATCAAACTCGCGCTGGGTGACGGGCTGGTTGTCGCGCACGGCATTCCTCCTCATTCTCGATGGGCAGGGGGCGCATGCCTTGTTTGCTTTGCATGGATTCCGGCGCGCCACGGCTGCCGGACCGCGCCCCCTTCTCCCCGCCATGTCGGCCGCAGTTCCCTGGCGCTGATCCCCTCTTCCGTAGGGGAGGGGTTGAATACACTCAAACGAGTGAGGGCGACACCGTGGCGCAGGGCGTGGGTGTGGATCTGGCGTGCCTGGCTTGCTACATCCGGAACACCGCCCCCAGCCAGAAGCTGCGCGGCGCGCCCGGTGCCACGAACAGCGCGCTGGCGGCATCCCCCGGTGCCACGTGCGGGCGCACCAGGCTACCGCCGGGGAACACATCGTTCGCGATCTGTCCGTAGGTCTCGTAGCGCCGGTCAAAGACATTGGCCAAGCGTGCATAGATCTCAAACCGCTTGTTCACCTTGTACGCCGCGCGCAGGTTCAGGGTGGCGTAGCCGGGCACATGCCAGTCGGCGGTCTTCGGCGGCGCGCCCGGCTGCGGGTCGCTGCGCAGGCCGTCTTCGTTGCCGCTGGAGACGGTGCCTGACACCGCCACCAGGTCGGCGCCAAGCGTCAGGCCGGCCAGTGCCTGCCAGTCGAGGCCCAGCTTGAGCGTATGGCGGGGCAGGCCCGCCATGCGCATGCCGGGCCGGATGTCGATGGTGCGTTCGCCGGCGGCAAGCTGGCCGGCGGCCTGGTAGGTGGCCTGCAGATAGCTGTACGCAAGCCGCAGCGTGACATCGCCCACGCGCTGGCGGGCGGTGAGGTCCAGACCCTGGTTGCGGGTGCGGTCGAAGTTGGCGAAGTAGCCGAGCTGGGTGTTCGGCGCGCGCAGGAAGAGGATGTCGTCGTGATTGTCGACGCGGTAGAGCGACGCGGTGACTTCGGTGTCCTTGCCGCGGTGCCAGCGCACGCCTGCTTCATAGGAGTGTGAGACCACCTGCTTCAGGTAGGGATCGGCCTGCAGGCCGGCCGGCAGGCGGCAGGGCCGCGTCGGGTCGGCGCAGCCGAGTTCGAGCACGGTCGGTACGCGGTTGTTCTGCGCGTAGCCCCCGAACACGGTGACGCCGCCGCCCAGCTTCTGCGAGAGTCCCAGCGCGGGGTTGAGGCGGCGGTAGGTAAAGCTTTCGCGCGGCTGTCCGCTGCCGTCGCTGTTGCGCAGGGTATTGCTTACCTCGACGTGGTTCCACCTGGCCGAGGCGGTCAGGAAGGTGCTGGGGGTCAGCGACCAGGTGTCGGACAGGTACAGGCCGAGCATGCGCGAGCTGCCGCCGACGCCGGAGAACAGGGCATTGGGGGCGTCCGGGTCGGCCACGGCGCCGCGGTCGTCGGTGAAGGTGCCAGGCTGCGCGTACTGCGAATAGGTCAGGCGGCTGCGGTCCAGGGTCAGGCCGGCGTTGAGCAGGTGGCGGTCGGTCTCCCTGGCCATGCTCAGCGCCATGCCGACGGTCTGCTGCCACATATGGGTGGTGTTGATCACGGCGGGATGCAGCGCGGCGCCTTCGGCCCGGGTCATGCCGCAGTCGGCGCCGAGCGGGCTGCCGTCGGGCGCAAAGCCGTCCTCGCAGTCTTCGGCATAGGCCTCGTAGGCGGGGTTGACATCGCCGTTGGTGGTGTCGCGGCGGCTGGTGCGCACGTAGGCCAGCGCGGCGGCGCTGGTCTTGTCGTCGAACCAGTGGCGGCCGTTGACGACGACCTGGGTCACCTGGTTGCGGGTCTGGTCGGGGTAGGTGTACACGGCGTGGCGGTTGGCCTGGTAGAGGTCTGGCAGCGTGCCATTGGCGCTGGCGTGGAAGCTGGGCACCAGCCCGTTGCCGGTCAGCGTGCTGCGGCCGTGCAGCACGGAGACGTCCAAGCTGTCAGTGTCGCCCGCATAGCCAGCCTTGGCGAAGACGTTGCCAAGCCGGCCGCCCGACTGGTCACGCCAGCCATGCTCCTGAAACAGGGTGCCGGCCGCGAATGCGTGCCAGCCGCTGTCGCTGCGCACGCCGCCGGACAGGTCGGCGCGCTTGCGGGCGCCGCTGCCGTAGGACAGGTCGGCCTCGAAGCCGGGCGAGTCCAGCCCGGAACGAGTGGTCATGGCCAGCGCCCCGCCCAGGGTATTGAGGCCGTAGGCCGGGTTGGCGCTGGACACCAGCGACACGCTCGCCAGCGCGGCTTCCGGGATCATGTCCCAGCTGACCACGTCGCCGAAGGGCTCGTTGACGCGGATGCCGTCCAGGTAGACCGACAGTCCCTGCGGCACGCCCGGAATGGATGAGGCACGGAAGCCGCGGTAGGTGATGTCGGTCTGGAACGGGCTGCCCTGGATGTCGTTGACGTTGACGCCGGCCAGGTTGCGGGACAGGTACTCGGCCAGGTTGCCGGCGCGCGACCGATCCAGGTCGTCGCCGCGCACGGTCTGCACGGTGTAGGGCACCAGGTCGCTGTCGACGCCGATGCCTGGCAGCGGCGCGGCGGCCACCACCAGGACTTCCGGCAGCATGGCGCTGTCCTGGTTTGGGACAGCGGTGTCGTGCTGCGCAACAGCGGGCCGCTGGGTCATCAGGGCGACCGCCATGGCAATCGCGGTGGCGGCGCCGCGGCTGGTCCTGCGGCGGCAAGCCACGGTGTCGCGCGGCGCCTGCCCTGGCGGTGCGGGGCGCGGGTTGGCTGGCATGGTTCCGTCTCCTCCGGATAAGCGGCGCGATACCTGCATTGGGTAGCGCCTGCCCGGAGCTGAGCAGGTTTCGTACCGTGCATCGGGAGTCCGGCACTTGCGCGGTGAGCGGCCCGGGAACGCGCTGGCCGAACCCGCCTTGCGCCGATGCCTGTCACAAAACAGGACAGCTGCGGACACAAGCAGCGGGCCGGTGCTCAACCATGGGACAGTCGTTCGCAGCGCACCGCACAAGGCACGGCCTGGCTGCAGCGTCCGGCAGTGCGTCCGGCGCGGCCAGGCAACGGCTGGCATGGAGCGCGGCCTGATGCTGCGCTGCACATGGTATCGGCCTTGCTCTGTTCACCTGCATCAACACTCTGCCTGGTGCTTAGCCATGTTCCGCCGCCTTGGTCGCTGCCTTGCCTGCCTGCTGTTGCCGTGCCTCGGCCTGGTCCATGCGGGCGCAGCGCTGGCCGAGGGCGCGCACGGGTATCCGTCGCGGCCGATCACGCTGGTGGTGCCATGGCCAGCGGGCGGCGCCACCGATATCTCCATGCGCATCCTGGCGGAGCTGGCCGGGCGCGAGCTGGGGCAGCCGGTCGTGGTGGAGAACCGGCCGGGCGCCGGCGGCACGCTGGTGGGAGGCTTGCTTGCCGCGGCGCGGCCGGACGGCTACACCATCGGCCAGCTGCCGCTGACGGTATATCGCTTCCCGCATCAGCAGAAGACCGCCTGGCAGCCGCTGCGCGACATCCAGCCGGTGCTGATGATCTCGGGCTATACCTTCGGCATCGTGGTGCCCGCAGACAGCCCGTTACGCTCGCTGCGCGACCTGGTCGCCTGGGGCCGCGCGCATCCGGGCGAGCTGACCGTGGGCTCCACCGGCATCGGCACCACCGCCCATCTGGCGATGGAGGACGTGCTCGGGCGCAGCGGCGTGCGCTATATCCACGTGCCGTATCACGGCACCGCTGACCAGATGCTGGCGGTGGCCAACGGTTCGCTGATGGCGGGGGTCAATTCCACCGGCTTCGCGCCTTTCGTCGAGACCGGCAAGCTGCGCTTGCTGGCCGTGTTCAGCGCGCAGCGCTCACCGCGCTGGCCCGAGGTGCCGACGGTAAGCGAGCTGGGCTTTGCCGATGCGGTTCATAACTCGCCCTACGGCATCGGCGTGCCGCGCGGCACCGATCCGGCAATCGTCCGCCGCCTGCATGACGCATTCCGTGCCGCGATGCAGCAGCCGCGCCACCTTGCGGAACTGGCCAGGTACGACCAGGAGCTGACCTACCTGAATACCGCGCAATACGATGACTTCCTGCGCCATGCGTGGGAGACCGAGCGGAGCTTTGCCGAGCGCGTGGGCACCGCGCGGCCCAGGGGGCAGCTGTGATGGCCATGCAAGCGCCGCCGGCGCTGTGCTGCGATGCCGTGCGCAAGGCCTTTGGCAGCCGCGTGGCCCTGGATGGGGTCTCGCTCAGCGTGCGGCGCGGCGAGTTCGTGGCACTGCTCGGCCCCAACGGGGCGGGCAAGACGACGCTGTTCCAGATCCTCAGCGGCCTGTTCGTGGCCGATACCGGGCAGGTCACGGTCATGGGCAGCGACATGCGGCGCGATCCGGTGCGCGCGCTGGCGCGGCTGGGCATCGTGTTCCAGCAGCCGGCCATCGACCTGGACCTGCCGGTGCTGGCCAACCTGCGCTTTCACGCGGACCTGCACGGGCTGCCGCGCGGCGTGGCGGCGCTGCGCATCGCCCGGCTGCTCGATGACTTCGGGCTGGCGGCGCGTGCGCGCGCACCGGTGCGCGAGCTTTCGGGCGGCAACCGGCGCAAGGTGGAACTGGCGCGCGCGCTGCTGCATGAACCGGCCATGCTGCTGCTGGACGAGCCGACGGTGGGGCTGGACCCGGCCTCGCGCGCGCAACTGGTGGCCGATGCGCGGCGCCTGACGGCGCGGGCGCAGGCCGGCGTGCTGTGGGCCACCCACCTGGTGCAGGAGGTGGAGCACGCCGACCGCGTGATCGTGCTGGACCGCGGCATGGTGCGTTTCGACGGCACCCCGGCCGCACTGCGCGGCGCCGCTGCGTGCGACACCCTGGAGGGCGCTTTCCTGGCCATGACGCCGCGGGCCCCTGTCACTGACCCGGCCGCGAGGCGCGTACCCGCATGAACAAGATGCCATCTCCCCGCTGGTTTGCCGGCGCCTTGCTGCTGGTCACGACGCTGCTGGTTGCCGCCGGCCTGGCCGAAGGCGCGCAGGGCGGGGCCGCGCGACCCGCCGGCCAGGCTGGCAACCAGGTCTTTGTCTCGAGCGAGAAGGACGATGCCCTCGCCGTCTTCGATGCCCGCAGCCGGCAGCTGGTCGCGGTATGGCGGCAGTGCAAGCGCCCGCGCCACCTGCAACTGTCGCCCGACCGGACGCGCCTGTACGTGGCCTGCAGCGACGACAACCGGGTGGATGTGGTCGACGTGGCCAGCCGCAAGACCGTGGCATCGCTGCCGGTGGGGGATGATCCGGAGTTGTTCGATCTCAGCCAGGACGGCCGCACGCTCTATGTCTCGAATGAAGAGGACGGGCTGCTGTCGGCCTACGACACGGCGTCGGGCAAGCGCGTGTTCGCGGTCAGGGTGGGCGAGGAGCCGGAGGGCGTCAAGGTCAGCGCCGACGGCAGGCATGTGTACGTGACCTCGGAGGTGGCCAACCTGGTCCATGTCATCGACGTGGCCTCGCGCAAGGTGATCCGCAATATCCAGGTCGGCAACCGGCCGCGGCGGCTGCTGCTGGTGCGCGACGGCAAGGAGCTGTGGGTATCCAACGAGCTCTCGGCCAGCGTCAGCGTGATCCGTACCGATACCTTCGAGGTGGCCCAGACCATCGCCTTCGCGCCGCGGGGCTTTCGCGCCGAGGACGTGACCCCGGTGGGCATGGCGGCCAGCGGCGACGGCACGCGCGCCTATATCGGGCTCGGCCGCGCCAACCATGTCGCGGTGGTCGAGGTGGCGTCGCGCCGGGTGCAGGACTATGTGCTGGTCGGCCGCCGCGCATGGGGGCTGGCGCTGAGCCGCGACAACGCGCGGCTGTATGTCGCCAACGGCCTGTCCGACGATGTCAGCGTGGTGGCCACCGCCAGCCGCAAGGCGGTGGCCACGCTCAAGGCGGGCCGGGTGCCGCATTCGGTGGCGATCGATGACTGAGCGCTCGCGTGCGTGGTGGCAGTGGTGGCGTGCCGGGCTGGGCGCCGTGGCGCTGGGGTGGCTGCCTGCCGCGGTGCACGCTGCCGAGGTGCGCGTGGCGGTCGTGTCGCAGGCCGACGACGCGCGCTATGCGCCCCGGCGCCTGGCGCAGCGCTATCCCGGCCAGCCGCAGGGCCGTGCGCTCGACGGCGCCCAGGTGGCGGCCGCCGAAGCGCGCGTGGCGCTCGGGGCCGCGGGCCAGTCGCTCAGGCTGGAAGCACAGGAAGCCCGCACTGAAGCCGAGGTGGCCCCGCTGGTCGCGGCGCTGGCGCGGCAGGGCACGCGCTATATCCTGCTGGACCTGCCGCCGGCATCGGTCAGGGCGGCCACGGGCGCGGTCAAGCCGGGCGAGGCCTTGTTGTTCAACGTGTCGGCCGACGACGACGCGTTGCGCGGCGCCGGCTGCGCGCCGGTGCTGCTGCACACGCTGCCCAGCCTGCGCATGCGCGCGGATGCGCTGATGCAGTACCTGGCACTGCGCAAATGGCGCCGCGCCCTGCTGCTGAGCGGCCCGTCCGCGGCCGATGCGGCGCAGCGCGACGCGCTGGTGGCGTCGGCGCGGCGCTTTGGCATTGCCTGGTCGGCGCAGCGCGCCTTCCGGCTGTCCAACGACCCGCGTGAGCGCGACCAGGCCAACCTCGGCCTGCTGACCGGCGGCGTGGACTATGACGTGGTGGTGGTGGCCGATGCCGACGGCGAGTTCGCCCGCGGCGTGCCCTACGCCACGCTGCTGCCGCGCCCGGTGGTGGGCGCCGGCGGGCTGGGCGCGCAGGCGTGGCACTGGGCCTGGGAGCGCAATGGCGGGCCGCAGCTCAACCGGCGCTTCATGCGCGCGGCGGGCCGTCCGATGACCGGCTACGACTGGGCTGCCTGGGTGGCGGTCAAGGCCATTGCCGAGAGCGTGGCGCGCCTGCCCGGGGCCGGGTTTGCCGGACAGGCGCAGGCGCTTGCCGCCGGGCAGGTGGTGGTGGACGGCTTCAAGGGGCCGCCGCTGTCGTTCCGCCGCTGGGACCGCCAGCTGCGCCAGCCGGTGTTGCTGGCCCACCCCGACGGCGTGGCCGGCATGGCCCCGGTGGAAGGCGTGTTGCATCCGAAGAACAACCTCGACACCCTGGGCGCCGATGAAGCCGACACGGCGTGCCGGGCCCCATCCGCGTAGCGCACCCATGGCCTCCATCCTGATCCATCGCTGGCGCGCGCTGCGCGCGGTTTGCGGGCGCGAGCTGCGCAAGTACCTGCGCCAGCCCGGGCGCCTGCTGTCGTCGCTGGTGCGCCCGCTGCTGTGGCTGCTGGTGTTTGCCGCGGGCTTCCAGAACGCGCTGGGCGTCGCCATTGCGCCGCCCTACGACACCTACATCGAATACAAGGTCTACGTGGCGCCCGGACTGCTGGGCATGATCGCGCTGTTCAACGGCATGCAGTCGTCGCTGGCCATGGTGTACGACCGCGAGATGGGCGTGATGCGGCTGCTGCTGACCGCGCCGCTGCCGCGGGGCTGGCTGCTGGCTTGCAAGCTGGCGGCGGGTACGGTGCTGTCGCTGCTGCAGATGGCCGCGTTCCTGCTGGTGGCGATGGCCTTCGGCATCCGCTTCGAGTCCCTGCACCTGCTGGCGGCGACGGGCGCCATGGCGCTGGCCGCGCTGATGCTGGGTGCGCTGGGCCTGCTGCTGTCGGTTCATGTGCGCCAGCTCGAGAACTTTGCCGGCACCATGAACTTCGTGATCTTCCCGATGTTCTTCATCAGCTCGGCGCTGTATCCACTGTGGAAGCTGCAGGAGTCGGGCGCGGAGCTGGTGTACCAGCTGGCCCGCTTCAATCCGTTCACCCACGCGGTCGAGGCGATCCGCTTTGCGCTGTACGGGCAGGTGGCGCCGCTGAGCCTGGCGGTGGTGGCGGGCAGCGCGGTGGTGTTCTTCGCGCTGGCGCTGCAGGGCTACGACCCGCAGCGCGGCATGGCGCGCCGGGGGCAGCAGGCATGAGGCGGCGGACGTGGGGCATGCTCCTGCTGATGGCGGCCGCACTGGGCCTGGCCAGTGCGGCGGTAGCGGCTGCCGGGGCAGCGGGCGCCGTCATCGCGCACAGCGATCCGCTGCAGTCGCCGCAATGGGCCTGGATCCACAAGGAGCTGCTGCAGTCTGGCCCGGTGGTGTTCGACAGCCGCGTCAGGGTGACCGGGCCGGCGTTTGCGGAAGACCCCATGCGCGTGCCGATCGCCTTCGATGCCTCGGCGCTGGGCGAAGTGGATCGCATCGTGGTGGCGGTCGACCGCAACCCGATCCGCGAGGTGCTGGCGTTCGAACCGCTGCGGGTGCGCCCGTCGCTGTCGTTCCGCTTCAAGCTGGAACAGGCTTCGCCGGTGCGGGTGGCGGCGCGCACGCGCGATGGCACCTGGCATGTCGGCAGCGTGCTGGTCAATGCCGGCGGCGGGGGCTGTACGGTGCCCGGCGCCACCCGCCGCGACGGCAGCTGGAGCCGCACGCTCAATCGCGTGGACGCGCGCGTGTTCCCGGGCTTCGGCGGGGCCGCGGCACGCGTGCGGCTGCGCGTGATGCATCCGATGGATACCGGACTGGCAGCGGGCATCCCGGCGTTCCACATCGAGACCCTGGTTCTTGCCGACGCGGCCCGGCAGCCGCTGCTGCGCCTGACGCTGCATGAGCCGGTTGCCGAGAATCCGATCTTCTCCTTCGACCTGCGCGATGCCGTGCCGCCGGGCATGACGGTGGCCGGCCACGACAACAACGGCAACCGCATCGCGGCGCGGGTGTCACCATGAAGCGGCGATTGCTACTGTGGTTGCTGCTATGCCTGGCGGGCCAGCCCGTGCCGCCGGCATTCGCCCAGCAGGCTGCGCTGCAGCCTCCTGACTATCGCCTGGCCCCGCGCGAGATCGCCGCGGGCGTGTGGCTGCTGGAAGGCGCCAATGCCGACTTCGCGCCCGGCAACGGCTGCAACATCATCAATACGGCGTTCATCGACACCGGCGACGGCATAGTGGTTATCAACACCGGCCCGTCGCGGCTGTATGGCGAGCAGCAGCGCAAGGCGATTGCATCGGTCACGGCCGCCCCGGTGCGGCTGGTGCTGAACCTGAACCTGCATCCCGACTATTTCTTCGGCAACCAGGCCTATGCCGATGTGGGCGGCAGCGCCCTGGCCGGCACCATCGACGGGGCGCGGCGCGAGGGCGCCGCTTATGCCGACAACCTCTACCGCCTGTGCGGCGACTGGATGCGCGGCACCGAGCCCGTGCCGGCTGCGCACGCGCTGGCGCCGGGCCGGCTCACGATCGGGCGCCATACGCTGGAGATGGTGCGCCTGGACGGCCATACCGGCGACGACCTGGTGGTGCTGGACCACAGCGCGGGCGTGGTCTTTGCCGGCGGGCTGGTGTTCCGGCAACGCATTCCGACCACGCCGCACGCGGATATCGGCCGCTGGCTGGCCAGCCTGGGCCGGCTGCAGGCGCTGCTGGCCGACAGCGGGGCGCGCGTGCTGGTCCCCAGCCACGGGCCAGTGCCTGCGGCCGGCGGCGGCGCTGAGGCCATCGCGCAGACGCGCGGCTACCTGCAATGGCTGGACACGCGCCTGCGCGAGGCCGCGGCGCAGGGGCGGGACCTGGCCGAGGTCATGGCGATGCCGGTGCCGCAGCCCTACGCGCACTGGGCCGCGATGCCCGCGGAGTACCTGCGCAACGTCGGCCATCTCTACCCTGCGCGTGAGGAAGCCGCGCTTGGCCACTGACGCTGGCCAGCCGAGGCGGGCTGTTCAGTTCTGGAGCAACTGCAACGCAGTGTTGCGCGCTGGCACGGCCGTCATCACGCAACCGGGCCGCAACCGGCGTGCTGGTGCGGGGATGCGACTGGCATGGGAATTGCCAAAGGCGTGTCTGGTGGGTGGCGCAGTGGCGCACCTGGGAAACCCAAAACAAGAGAGGAGATGGCAATGAGGACGTTACGAGTAGTGATGGCGGTTGCGGCTGCCGCGGCCAGTCTGGCCGCGCAGGCGGCTGTGACCGATGCCATGATCGAGAACGACGCAAAGAGCCCCGGCGATGTGTTGTCGTGGGGCATGGGCCCGCAAGGCCAGCGCTATTCCACGCTGTCGCGCATCAATACGAAGAACGTCGGGCAGCTGGTGCCGGCGTGGTCGTTCTCGTTTGGCGGCGAGAAGCAGCGCGGGCAGGAATCGCAGCCGCTGATCCATGACGGCAAGATGTTCGTGACGGCCTCGTATTCGCGCATCTATGCGCTGGACCTGAAGACCGGGCGCAAGCTCTGGAAGTATGAGCACCGGCTGCCCGAAGGCATCATGCCGTGCTGCGACGTGGTGAACCGCGGTGCGGCACTCTACGACAACCTGGTGATCTTCGGCACGCTCGATGCGCAGCTGGTGGCGCTGGACCAGAAGACCGGCAAGGTGGTGTGGAAGGAGAAGCTGGAGGACTACGCCGCCGGCTATTCGTACACGGCGGCGCCCATGATCGTCAAGGGCATGGTGCTGACCGGCATCTCGGGCGGCGAGTTCGGCGTGGTGGGCCGGGTCGACGCACGCGATGCCAAGACCGGGCAGCTGGTGTGGTCGCGGCCGGTGGTCGAAGGCCATATGGGCTACAAGTACGACAAGGACGGCAACAAGACCGAGAACGGCGTGACCGGCACCGCCAACGCAAGCTGGCCGGGCGAGACCTGGAAGACCGGCGGCGCCGCCACCTGGCTGGGCGGCACCTACGATCCGGCCACCGGGCTGGTGTACTTCGGCACCGGCAATCCGGGGCCGTGGAACAGCCATATCCGCAAGGGCGACAACCTCTACTCGGCCTCGACGGTGGCGCTGGATCCCGCCACCGGCAAGATCGCCTGGCACTACCAGAACACCCCGAACGACGGCTGGGATTTCGATGGCGTCAATGAGTTCGTGACCTTCGACCTGGACGGCAAGCGCATGGGCGGCAAGGCCGACCGCAATGGCTTCTTCTACGTCAACGACGCGGCCAGCGGCAAGCTGGTCAACGCCTTCCCCTTCGTCAGGAAGATCACCTGGGCCACCGGCATCGACCTGAAGAGCGGCCGCCCCAACTACATCGCCGAAGGCCGCCCCGGCGACCCCGCCGCCGGCAGCGACGAGAAGAAGGGCAAGTCCGTGTTTGCCGCGCCGGGCTTCCTTGGCGGCAAGAACCAGCAGCCGATGGCCTACAGCCCGCAGACCGGCCTGTTCTACGTGCCCGCCAACGAGTGGGGCATGGATATCTGGAACGAGCCCATCAGCTACAAGAAGGGCGCTGCCTTCCTGGGCGCGGGTTTCACCATCCGTCCGCTGAACGAGGACTATATCGGCACGCTGCGGGCCATCAACCCCAAGAGCGGCAAGATCATGTGGGAGGTCAAGAACAGCGCGCCGCTGTGGGGCGGGGTGATGACCACCGCCGGCGGGCTGGTGTTCTGGGGCACGCCGGAAGGCTACCTGAAGGCGGCCGACGCCAGGACCGGCAAGGAGCTGTGGCAGTTCCAGACCGGCAGCGGCGTGGTGGCGCCCCCGGTCACCTGGGAAGAGAACGGCGAGCAGTACGTGGCGGTGGTGTCCGGCTGGGGCGGCGCGGTGCCGCTGTGGGGCGGCGAGGTGGCCAAGCGCGTGAACTTCCTGGAGCAGGGCGGCTCGGTGTGGGTGTTCAAGCTGCACAAGAGCTGAGCTGGCGGGAGATGACACTGCCAGGCGCCCGCATCGCATCATGGGTGCGATGCGGGCGCCGGGCGCGGGTGCAACAGGATGAAACGGGACTCAGGTATGAAGAAGGAATGGATGGCGCTGGCGGTGGCTTCGGCGCTGCTGCCGGGCGCGGCGCTGGCCGGCACGGCCGCCGACATGCAGGCCCTGGCCGACAAGAGCGGCTGCTTTTCCTGCCATGGCATGCAGTCAAAGCTGGTGGGCCCGGGGTTTGCCGAGGTGGCTGCCAAGTACAAGGGCGACAGCCAGGCGGCGGAGCGGCTGGCAAAGAAGATCCGCGAAGGCGGCAAGGGCGCGTGGGGGCGGATTCCGATGCCGCCGCATGGCAGCCTTGCTGAGGAC harbors:
- a CDS encoding quinoprotein dehydrogenase-associated SoxYZ-like carrier; protein product: MLLLMAAALGLASAAVAAAGAAGAVIAHSDPLQSPQWAWIHKELLQSGPVVFDSRVRVTGPAFAEDPMRVPIAFDASALGEVDRIVVAVDRNPIREVLAFEPLRVRPSLSFRFKLEQASPVRVAARTRDGTWHVGSVLVNAGGGGCTVPGATRRDGSWSRTLNRVDARVFPGFGGAAARVRLRVMHPMDTGLAAGIPAFHIETLVLADAARQPLLRLTLHEPVAENPIFSFDLRDAVPPGMTVAGHDNNGNRIAARVSP
- a CDS encoding PQQ-dependent catabolism-associated beta-propeller protein; this translates as MNKMPSPRWFAGALLLVTTLLVAAGLAEGAQGGAARPAGQAGNQVFVSSEKDDALAVFDARSRQLVAVWRQCKRPRHLQLSPDRTRLYVACSDDNRVDVVDVASRKTVASLPVGDDPELFDLSQDGRTLYVSNEEDGLLSAYDTASGKRVFAVRVGEEPEGVKVSADGRHVYVTSEVANLVHVIDVASRKVIRNIQVGNRPRRLLLVRDGKELWVSNELSASVSVIRTDTFEVAQTIAFAPRGFRAEDVTPVGMAASGDGTRAYIGLGRANHVAVVEVASRRVQDYVLVGRRAWGLALSRDNARLYVANGLSDDVSVVATASRKAVATLKAGRVPHSVAIDD
- a CDS encoding quinoprotein relay system zinc metallohydrolase 1, whose translation is MKRRLLLWLLLCLAGQPVPPAFAQQAALQPPDYRLAPREIAAGVWLLEGANADFAPGNGCNIINTAFIDTGDGIVVINTGPSRLYGEQQRKAIASVTAAPVRLVLNLNLHPDYFFGNQAYADVGGSALAGTIDGARREGAAYADNLYRLCGDWMRGTEPVPAAHALAPGRLTIGRHTLEMVRLDGHTGDDLVVLDHSAGVVFAGGLVFRQRIPTTPHADIGRWLASLGRLQALLADSGARVLVPSHGPVPAAGGGAEAIAQTRGYLQWLDTRLREAAAQGRDLAEVMAMPVPQPYAHWAAMPAEYLRNVGHLYPAREEAALGH
- a CDS encoding TonB-dependent receptor — protein: MPANPRPAPPGQAPRDTVACRRRTSRGAATAIAMAVALMTQRPAVAQHDTAVPNQDSAMLPEVLVVAAAPLPGIGVDSDLVPYTVQTVRGDDLDRSRAGNLAEYLSRNLAGVNVNDIQGSPFQTDITYRGFRASSIPGVPQGLSVYLDGIRVNEPFGDVVSWDMIPEAALASVSLVSSANPAYGLNTLGGALAMTTRSGLDSPGFEADLSYGSGARKRADLSGGVRSDSGWHAFAAGTLFQEHGWRDQSGGRLGNVFAKAGYAGDTDSLDVSVLHGRSTLTGNGLVPSFHASANGTLPDLYQANRHAVYTYPDQTRNQVTQVVVNGRHWFDDKTSAAALAYVRTSRRDTTNGDVNPAYEAYAEDCEDGFAPDGSPLGADCGMTRAEGAALHPAVINTTHMWQQTVGMALSMARETDRHLLNAGLTLDRSRLTYSQYAQPGTFTDDRGAVADPDAPNALFSGVGGSSRMLGLYLSDTWSLTPSTFLTASARWNHVEVSNTLRNSDGSGQPRESFTYRRLNPALGLSQKLGGGVTVFGGYAQNNRVPTVLELGCADPTRPCRLPAGLQADPYLKQVVSHSYEAGVRWHRGKDTEVTASLYRVDNHDDILFLRAPNTQLGYFANFDRTRNQGLDLTARQRVGDVTLRLAYSYLQATYQAAGQLAAGERTIDIRPGMRMAGLPRHTLKLGLDWQALAGLTLGADLVAVSGTVSSGNEDGLRSDPQPGAPPKTADWHVPGYATLNLRAAYKVNKRFEIYARLANVFDRRYETYGQIANDVFPGGSLVRPHVAPGDAASALFVAPGAPRSFWLGAVFRM
- a CDS encoding ABC transporter ATP-binding protein — translated: MAMQAPPALCCDAVRKAFGSRVALDGVSLSVRRGEFVALLGPNGAGKTTLFQILSGLFVADTGQVTVMGSDMRRDPVRALARLGIVFQQPAIDLDLPVLANLRFHADLHGLPRGVAALRIARLLDDFGLAARARAPVRELSGGNRRKVELARALLHEPAMLLLDEPTVGLDPASRAQLVADARRLTARAQAGVLWATHLVQEVEHADRVIVLDRGMVRFDGTPAALRGAAACDTLEGAFLAMTPRAPVTDPAARRVPA
- a CDS encoding ABC transporter permease, giving the protein MASILIHRWRALRAVCGRELRKYLRQPGRLLSSLVRPLLWLLVFAAGFQNALGVAIAPPYDTYIEYKVYVAPGLLGMIALFNGMQSSLAMVYDREMGVMRLLLTAPLPRGWLLACKLAAGTVLSLLQMAAFLLVAMAFGIRFESLHLLAATGAMALAALMLGALGLLLSVHVRQLENFAGTMNFVIFPMFFISSALYPLWKLQESGAELVYQLARFNPFTHAVEAIRFALYGQVAPLSLAVVAGSAVVFFALALQGYDPQRGMARRGQQA
- a CDS encoding tripartite tricarboxylate transporter substrate binding protein yields the protein MFRRLGRCLACLLLPCLGLVHAGAALAEGAHGYPSRPITLVVPWPAGGATDISMRILAELAGRELGQPVVVENRPGAGGTLVGGLLAAARPDGYTIGQLPLTVYRFPHQQKTAWQPLRDIQPVLMISGYTFGIVVPADSPLRSLRDLVAWGRAHPGELTVGSTGIGTTAHLAMEDVLGRSGVRYIHVPYHGTADQMLAVANGSLMAGVNSTGFAPFVETGKLRLLAVFSAQRSPRWPEVPTVSELGFADAVHNSPYGIGVPRGTDPAIVRRLHDAFRAAMQQPRHLAELARYDQELTYLNTAQYDDFLRHAWETERSFAERVGTARPRGQL